The Pseudomonas sp. FP2309 genome has a window encoding:
- a CDS encoding PA5502 family lipoprotein, with amino-acid sequence MKLFTSRYLLLAAFSLLLGACQSTPPVAPEASDPRAAAIAQLEQNLASSELATAEDQLAALQAQSPNDPTLESYQRQLAEAYLQRSQIVLQKGDVNAAATALSRARALMPKAPALTGGVNSAITHARKAELDKAEEALKAAEAKPAAKVIDPAAPSTTVALNLTDIEELRHQLDAIAIDVVNYQCDVSIQAPRTEDYPWLATLLTKRVKRIDSGYDLKIHRQILKKIPAQIVLIPRKAD; translated from the coding sequence ATGAAGCTGTTCACCTCCCGTTATCTGCTCCTTGCCGCATTTTCTTTGCTGCTGGGCGCCTGTCAAAGCACACCGCCCGTAGCCCCCGAGGCTTCCGACCCGCGTGCTGCGGCCATCGCGCAGCTGGAGCAAAACCTGGCCAGCAGTGAATTGGCCACCGCCGAAGACCAGCTTGCCGCGCTACAGGCTCAGTCGCCCAACGACCCAACGCTGGAGTCTTATCAGCGCCAACTGGCCGAAGCCTACCTGCAACGCAGCCAAATCGTGCTGCAAAAGGGTGACGTCAACGCTGCCGCCACTGCCCTGAGCCGCGCCCGCGCGTTGATGCCCAAGGCGCCGGCACTGACGGGCGGCGTCAACAGCGCCATTACCCATGCCCGCAAAGCCGAGCTGGATAAGGCCGAAGAAGCCCTCAAGGCCGCCGAAGCCAAACCCGCAGCCAAGGTCATCGACCCGGCGGCACCAAGCACCACCGTGGCCTTGAACCTCACCGATATCGAAGAACTGCGCCATCAACTGGATGCGATCGCCATCGACGTGGTGAATTACCAGTGCGATGTGAGCATCCAGGCCCCGCGCACCGAGGATTACCCATGGTTGGCCACACTGCTGACCAAACGGGTTAAGCGCATTGATTCGGGGTACGACCTGAAAATTCACCGGCAAATCCTGAAGAAGATTCCGGCGCAAATTGTGCTGATTCCGCGCAAGGCGGACTAA
- the znuC gene encoding zinc ABC transporter ATP-binding protein ZnuC codes for MSNALIRLEQVGVTFAGQTVLDNIALSVEPGQIVTLIGPNGAGKTTLVRAVLGLLKPDSGSVWRKPRLRVGYMPQKLHVDPTLPLSVLRFLRLVPGVDRARAQSALKEVGAEQVIDSPVQSISGGEMQRVLLARALLREPQLLVLDEPVQGVDVAGQAELYSLITRLRDRHGCGVLMVSHDLHLVMSTTDQVVCLNRHVCCSGHPEQVSGDPAFVELFGKNAQSLAIYHHHHDHAHDLHGAVVDDPTAPHTHVHGDSCKHG; via the coding sequence ATGAGCAACGCGTTAATCCGCCTGGAGCAGGTTGGGGTCACGTTTGCCGGCCAAACCGTGCTGGATAACATCGCACTGAGCGTAGAGCCGGGGCAAATCGTCACGCTCATCGGCCCCAACGGCGCCGGCAAAACAACCCTGGTGCGCGCCGTGCTTGGCCTGCTCAAGCCCGACAGCGGCAGCGTGTGGCGCAAGCCCAGGCTGCGCGTCGGCTATATGCCGCAGAAACTGCATGTCGACCCGACCCTGCCACTCTCCGTGCTGCGCTTCCTGCGTCTGGTGCCCGGCGTGGACCGTGCCCGCGCGCAGTCTGCACTCAAGGAGGTCGGCGCCGAACAGGTGATCGACAGCCCGGTACAAAGCATCTCCGGCGGCGAAATGCAGCGCGTACTGCTGGCCCGGGCTTTGTTGCGTGAACCGCAACTGCTGGTGCTCGATGAGCCCGTCCAGGGCGTCGACGTCGCCGGCCAGGCCGAGCTGTACAGCCTGATCACCCGCCTGCGCGATCGTCATGGTTGCGGCGTGCTGATGGTGTCCCATGATCTGCACCTGGTGATGAGCACCACCGACCAAGTGGTGTGCCTCAACCGCCACGTGTGTTGTTCCGGCCACCCGGAACAGGTCAGCGGCGACCCGGCGTTTGTCGAGCTGTTCGGCAAGAACGCCCAGAGCCTGGCGATTTATCACCACCATCACGACCACGCCCACGACCTGCATGGCGCCGTGGTTGACGATCCAACCGCACCTCACACCCACGTTCATGGAGATAGCTGCAAGCATGGCTGA
- a CDS encoding heme A synthase codes for MAKPGFRLALFATLLALIVVLLGAYTRLTHAGLGCPDWPGCYGFIGVPQSEAQLAHAELHFPDTPVEADKGWAEMTHRYFAGTLGLLIGLLAGRAWSHRRDPGQPVKLPLFLLAVVFAQAAFGMWTVTLKLWPQVVTGHLLGGFATLSLLLLLTLRLSGVLPALIVPKRLQYWATAGLVLVIGQIALGGWVSSNYAAVACVDLPTCHGQWWPAADFANGFHLTQHIGPNYLGGQLDSEARTAIHLTHRIGAVLVSLVLLGLAWQLRAVGMTRLAGLLLIALLVQIGLGLSNVAFGLPLPVAVAHNAGGAALLLTLVLVNYHARTSLVRVRHQRLFGWRFSPRKPVSGLVTLKGEMPWRP; via the coding sequence ATGGCCAAACCTGGATTTCGCCTCGCGTTGTTTGCCACGTTGCTGGCGCTGATTGTCGTGCTGCTCGGCGCCTACACCCGCCTGACCCACGCGGGCCTCGGCTGTCCGGATTGGCCGGGTTGCTACGGCTTTATAGGCGTGCCGCAAAGCGAGGCGCAGCTGGCCCATGCCGAATTGCATTTCCCCGACACCCCGGTGGAAGCTGACAAGGGCTGGGCCGAGATGACCCACCGTTACTTCGCCGGCACCTTGGGCCTGCTGATCGGGCTGCTGGCGGGGCGCGCGTGGAGCCATCGGCGTGATCCAGGGCAGCCGGTGAAGTTGCCGTTGTTTCTGCTGGCGGTGGTGTTTGCCCAGGCCGCTTTTGGTATGTGGACGGTGACGTTAAAGCTGTGGCCGCAGGTGGTGACCGGACACTTGTTGGGCGGTTTTGCCACGTTGAGCCTCCTGCTTTTGCTGACCTTGCGCCTGTCCGGCGTGCTGCCTGCGTTGATTGTGCCCAAGCGCCTGCAATATTGGGCGACGGCGGGACTGGTGCTGGTGATCGGGCAGATCGCGCTCGGCGGTTGGGTCAGTTCCAACTATGCGGCGGTGGCCTGTGTGGACTTGCCAACGTGCCATGGCCAATGGTGGCCGGCGGCGGATTTTGCCAATGGCTTTCACTTGACCCAGCACATTGGCCCCAACTACCTGGGCGGCCAGCTCGACAGCGAGGCGCGCACGGCCATTCATCTGACCCATCGCATTGGCGCGGTGCTGGTGAGCCTGGTGCTGTTGGGCCTGGCCTGGCAGTTGCGCGCCGTGGGCATGACGCGGCTTGCTGGCCTGCTGCTGATCGCCCTGCTCGTGCAAATCGGCCTGGGCCTGAGCAATGTGGCGTTCGGTCTGCCGCTGCCGGTGGCGGTCGCTCACAACGCCGGCGGTGCCGCGCTGTTGCTGACGCTGGTATTGGTCAATTACCACGCGCGCACCAGCCTGGTTCGGGTGCGCCATCAACGGCTGTTCGGTTGGCGTTTCAGCCCGCGCAAACCTGTGTCGGGCCTCGTAACGCTTAAAGGAGAGATGCCATGGCGACCTTGA
- a CDS encoding SCO family protein, with the protein MTRTQKTVFILVAIVALIMGLTVNKVLSGKGQGDPAALIDAGIILLPQSRQLPAVTMTDQDGQPVLVNELKGKWSLLFFGYTFCPDICPTTLAQLRQIKSELPKEAVDKLQVILVSVDPNRDTPTQLKQYLGYFDPQFEGLTGANVEDVQKVSNAVSIPFIPADTSKPNYTVDHSGNLALIGPDGTQRGFIRAPLNNQKLVAQLPGLLQRK; encoded by the coding sequence ATGACTCGAACTCAAAAAACCGTCTTCATCCTGGTGGCAATCGTCGCGCTGATCATGGGCCTGACCGTTAACAAAGTGCTGTCGGGCAAAGGCCAGGGTGACCCTGCCGCGTTGATCGACGCCGGCATTATCCTGCTGCCGCAGAGCCGCCAACTGCCGGCGGTGACCATGACGGATCAGGACGGCCAGCCGGTGCTGGTCAATGAGTTGAAGGGTAAGTGGAGCCTGCTGTTCTTCGGCTACACCTTCTGCCCGGACATCTGCCCGACCACCCTCGCCCAGTTGCGCCAGATCAAGAGTGAGTTGCCCAAAGAGGCGGTGGATAAGTTGCAGGTGATCCTGGTCAGCGTTGACCCGAACCGTGACACGCCGACCCAGCTCAAGCAGTACCTGGGCTATTTCGATCCGCAGTTCGAAGGCCTCACCGGCGCTAATGTGGAGGACGTGCAAAAGGTCTCGAACGCGGTGAGTATCCCGTTCATTCCGGCAGATACCAGCAAGCCGAACTACACCGTCGACCACAGCGGCAACCTCGCGCTGATCGGCCCGGACGGCACCCAGCGTGGGTTTATCCGTGCGCCGTTGAACAACCAGAAGCTGGTGGCGCAGTTGCCGGGGTTGCTGCAGCGCAAATAA
- a CDS encoding methionine ABC transporter ATP-binding protein: MIEFQNVHKTYRVAGKDIPALHATSLRVENGQVFGLIGHSGAGKSTLLRLINRLEEPSGGQITVDGEEVTALDANGLRRFRQQVGMIFQHFNLLASKTVADNVALPLTLAGELSRKDIDLRVAELLARVGLSDHAKKYPAQLSGGQKQRVGIARALATKPKILLCDEATSALDPQTTASVLQLLAEINRELKLTIVLITHEMDVIRRVCDQVAVMDAGVIVEQGSVADVFLHPKHPTTKRFVQEAEQVDEGEQRDDFAHVPGRIVRLTFQGEATYAPLLGTVARETGVDYSILAGRIDRIKDIPYGQLTLAVTGGDMQAAFARFTATDVHMEVLR, encoded by the coding sequence GTGATCGAGTTTCAAAACGTCCATAAAACTTACCGCGTCGCCGGTAAGGATATTCCCGCCCTCCACGCCACCAGCCTGCGCGTCGAAAACGGCCAGGTGTTCGGCCTGATCGGCCACTCGGGTGCGGGTAAAAGTACGCTGCTGCGCCTGATCAACCGCCTGGAAGAACCCAGCGGCGGCCAGATCACGGTCGACGGCGAAGAAGTCACCGCCCTGGATGCCAACGGCCTGCGCCGTTTCCGTCAGCAGGTCGGGATGATCTTCCAGCACTTCAACCTGTTGGCATCCAAGACCGTGGCCGACAACGTGGCACTGCCGCTGACCCTGGCCGGCGAACTGTCGCGCAAGGACATCGACCTGCGCGTGGCCGAGTTGCTGGCCCGCGTCGGCTTGTCGGACCACGCCAAGAAATACCCGGCGCAGTTGTCCGGCGGCCAGAAGCAGCGCGTCGGCATCGCCCGCGCCCTGGCGACCAAGCCAAAGATTTTGCTGTGCGACGAAGCCACCAGCGCCCTCGACCCGCAGACCACCGCGTCCGTGCTGCAACTGCTGGCCGAGATCAACCGTGAGCTGAAACTGACCATCGTGCTGATCACCCATGAAATGGACGTGATCCGCCGCGTCTGCGACCAGGTGGCCGTGATGGACGCCGGCGTGATCGTCGAGCAAGGCTCGGTGGCCGACGTGTTCCTGCACCCCAAGCACCCGACCACCAAACGCTTCGTGCAGGAAGCCGAGCAGGTCGACGAAGGCGAGCAGCGCGATGACTTCGCCCACGTACCGGGCCGTATCGTGCGCCTGACGTTCCAGGGCGAAGCGACCTACGCGCCGCTGCTGGGAACCGTCGCACGCGAAACGGGGGTGGACTACAGCATCCTTGCCGGTCGTATTGACCGCATCAAAGACATCCCCTACGGGCAACTGACCCTCGCCGTCACCGGCGGTGACATGCAGGCGGCCTTCGCCCGCTTCACTGCCACAGACGTCCACATGGAGGTGCTGCGTTAA
- a CDS encoding methionine ABC transporter permease, with protein MEVLTSFFANIDWSEIWLATGDTMIMLFGSLLFTVLLGLPLGVLLFLTSPRQLFEQKGLYALLSLVVNILRSLPFIILLIVMIPFTVLITGTSLGVAGAIPPLVVGATPFFARLVETALREVDRGIIEATQSMGATTRQIITNALLPEARPGIFAAITVTAITLVSYTAMAGVVGAGGLGDLAIRFGYQRFQTDVMVVTVVMLLILVQILQTVGDRLVVHFSRK; from the coding sequence ATGGAAGTCCTGACGAGTTTCTTCGCCAATATCGACTGGTCCGAAATCTGGCTCGCTACCGGCGACACCATGATCATGCTGTTCGGCTCACTGTTGTTCACCGTGCTACTCGGCCTGCCGCTGGGTGTACTGCTGTTCCTGACCAGTCCGCGCCAGTTGTTCGAACAAAAAGGCCTGTACGCGCTGTTGTCACTGGTCGTCAACATCCTGCGTTCGTTGCCGTTCATCATCCTGCTGATCGTAATGATCCCGTTCACCGTGCTGATCACCGGCACCTCGCTGGGCGTGGCCGGTGCGATTCCGCCGCTCGTGGTCGGCGCAACCCCGTTCTTTGCGCGCCTGGTGGAAACCGCCCTGCGTGAAGTGGACCGCGGCATCATCGAAGCCACGCAGTCGATGGGCGCCACCACCCGCCAGATCATCACCAACGCACTGCTGCCAGAAGCCCGCCCTGGCATCTTCGCAGCGATTACCGTGACAGCGATTACACTGGTGTCCTACACCGCCATGGCCGGTGTCGTCGGCGCCGGCGGCCTGGGCGATCTGGCGATTCGTTTTGGTTACCAGCGTTTCCAGACCGATGTAATGGTGGTCACCGTGGTGATGCTGTTGATTCTGGTGCAAATTCTGCAAACCGTCGGCGACAGGCTGGTGGTGCACTTTTCTCGAAAATAA
- the znuB gene encoding zinc ABC transporter permease subunit ZnuB produces the protein MADFLLYALLAGLALALVAGPLGSFVVWRRMAYFGDTLSHAALLGVAMGFLLDVSPTIAVTVGCLLLAVLLVTLQQRQPLASDTLLGILAPSTLSLGLVVLSFMHEVRIDLMAYLFGDLLAISPTDLAWILGGSAAVLVLLVALWRPLLAITVHEELAKVEGLPVSALRMALMLLIAVVIAVAMKIVGVLLITSLLIIPAAAAQRHARSPEQMAIGASLLGMLAVCGGLALSWFKDTPAGPSIVVTAAALFLLSFVLPRRGV, from the coding sequence ATGGCTGATTTTCTGCTCTACGCCCTGCTGGCAGGCTTGGCTTTGGCGCTGGTGGCGGGCCCTTTGGGCTCGTTCGTGGTCTGGCGACGCATGGCGTATTTTGGCGACACCTTGTCGCATGCCGCGCTCCTGGGCGTGGCCATGGGCTTTTTGCTGGACGTGAGCCCGACCATCGCCGTGACCGTCGGCTGCCTGCTGTTGGCGGTGCTGCTGGTGACCCTGCAACAGCGCCAGCCGCTGGCCTCGGATACGCTGCTCGGCATTCTGGCGCCGAGCACGCTGTCGCTGGGCCTGGTGGTGCTGAGCTTTATGCACGAGGTGCGCATCGACCTGATGGCCTACCTGTTCGGCGACCTGCTGGCGATCAGCCCCACTGACCTGGCCTGGATCCTGGGCGGCAGCGCCGCGGTGCTGGTGCTGCTGGTAGCCCTGTGGCGGCCACTCCTGGCTATCACGGTGCATGAAGAGTTGGCCAAGGTCGAAGGCCTGCCCGTATCGGCCCTGCGCATGGCCCTGATGCTGTTGATTGCCGTGGTGATCGCTGTCGCAATGAAGATTGTCGGCGTATTGTTGATCACATCGCTGTTGATCATTCCCGCCGCCGCCGCCCAGCGTCACGCCCGTTCCCCGGAGCAGATGGCAATCGGCGCCAGCCTGTTGGGGATGCTGGCAGTATGTGGGGGCCTGGCGTTGTCGTGGTTCAAGGACACGCCGGCCGGACCATCGATTGTGGTCACGGCTGCCGCCCTGTTTCTGCTGAGTTTTGTCCTGCCCCGTCGAGGGGTGTAG
- the katE gene encoding catalase HPII: MSTKKPATPPKSELAGTDTLDRGNTNAKLQALETFRSDATGQALRTNQGVKISDNQNSLKVGPRGPSLLEDFIMREKITHFDHERIPERIVHARGTGAHGYFQSYGDHSALTKAGFLRTPEHKTPVFARFSTVQGPRGSGDTVRDVRGFAVKFFTEEGNFDLVGNNMPVFFIQDAIKFPDFVHAVKPEPHNEIPTGGSAHDTFWDFVSLVPESAHMVVWAMSDRAIPKSLRAMQGFGVHTFRLINTEGKSSFVKFHWRPTVGTCSLVWDEAQKLAGKDTDYHRRDLWESIEMGDYPEWELGVQIVAEEDEHSFDFDLLDPTKIIPEELVPITPLGKMVLNRNPDNFFAEVEQVAFCPGHIVPGIDFTNDPLLQGRLFSYTDTQISRLGGPNFHEIPINRPVAPFHNGQRDAQHRTVIDKGRASYEPNSIDGGWPKETPAGPTDGGFETCYERVDASKVRERSESFGDHFSQATLFFNSMSHHEKEHIIAAYSFELGKVEREHIRARQVNEILANIDLELAKRVAQNLGLPAPTKGTVPVRETSVKQSPALSQVNLLSGDIKTRKVAILAANGVDGAAIDAMKKALEAEGAHAKLLGPTSAPVTTADGKTLAVDASMEGMPSIAFDAVFIPGGKESVTALSGDGVALHYVLEAYKHLKAIAVATDVKPLLDLLKLEADAGLIVGADAKAFKTFFAAIAQHRVWDREAKAKAIPA; encoded by the coding sequence ATGAGTACCAAGAAGCCAGCCACCCCGCCGAAGAGTGAACTTGCCGGCACCGACACCCTGGACCGTGGCAATACCAACGCCAAGCTGCAGGCCTTGGAAACGTTTCGTTCCGACGCCACCGGCCAAGCCTTGCGCACCAACCAAGGCGTGAAGATTTCCGACAACCAGAACAGCTTGAAGGTCGGCCCTCGTGGTCCTTCGCTGCTCGAAGATTTCATCATGCGGGAGAAAATCACGCATTTTGACCATGAGCGCATCCCGGAGCGCATCGTGCACGCCCGTGGCACAGGCGCCCATGGCTACTTCCAATCCTATGGCGACCATTCTGCGCTGACCAAGGCCGGGTTCCTGCGCACGCCGGAGCATAAAACCCCGGTATTCGCGCGCTTTTCCACCGTGCAAGGTCCACGTGGTTCGGGTGATACGGTGCGTGACGTGCGCGGTTTTGCCGTGAAGTTCTTCACCGAAGAAGGCAACTTCGACCTGGTGGGCAACAACATGCCGGTGTTCTTTATTCAGGACGCGATCAAGTTTCCGGACTTTGTGCACGCGGTAAAACCCGAGCCGCACAACGAGATCCCTACCGGCGGTTCGGCCCACGATACGTTCTGGGATTTCGTCTCCCTGGTACCGGAATCGGCGCACATGGTGGTGTGGGCGATGTCCGACCGTGCGATTCCCAAAAGCCTGCGCGCCATGCAGGGTTTCGGCGTGCACACCTTTCGCCTGATCAATACCGAGGGTAAGTCCAGCTTCGTCAAATTCCATTGGCGGCCAACAGTCGGCACCTGCTCCCTGGTATGGGACGAAGCGCAAAAGCTTGCCGGTAAAGATACCGATTACCACCGTCGCGATCTGTGGGAGTCCATCGAGATGGGCGACTACCCCGAGTGGGAACTGGGTGTTCAGATCGTCGCCGAAGAAGACGAACACTCGTTCGACTTCGATTTGCTCGACCCCACCAAGATCATTCCTGAAGAACTGGTGCCCATCACGCCCCTGGGCAAGATGGTGCTTAACCGCAATCCGGACAACTTCTTCGCTGAAGTCGAGCAGGTTGCGTTCTGCCCAGGACATATTGTGCCCGGCATCGACTTCACCAACGACCCGTTGCTGCAAGGCCGTCTGTTTTCCTACACGGATACGCAGATCAGCCGACTGGGTGGGCCGAACTTTCATGAGATCCCTATCAACCGCCCGGTCGCGCCGTTCCATAATGGCCAGCGCGATGCCCAGCACCGTACGGTGATCGACAAGGGACGGGCATCTTACGAGCCGAACTCCATCGACGGCGGCTGGCCGAAGGAAACGCCGGCAGGGCCAACCGATGGTGGTTTCGAAACCTGTTACGAGCGCGTTGATGCCAGCAAAGTGCGCGAGCGCAGTGAATCGTTCGGTGACCACTTTTCCCAGGCGACGCTGTTTTTCAACAGCATGAGCCATCATGAGAAAGAGCACATTATTGCGGCCTACAGCTTTGAGCTTGGCAAAGTCGAACGCGAGCATATTCGCGCCCGTCAGGTGAACGAGATCCTGGCCAATATCGACCTGGAACTGGCCAAGCGCGTGGCGCAGAACCTGGGCCTGCCGGCGCCGACCAAGGGCACAGTGCCTGTGCGTGAGACGTCGGTTAAACAATCGCCGGCATTGAGCCAGGTCAATCTGCTGTCGGGTGATATCAAGACGCGCAAAGTGGCGATCCTGGCGGCCAATGGTGTCGACGGCGCGGCGATCGATGCGATGAAAAAAGCCCTTGAGGCCGAAGGTGCCCATGCGAAGTTGCTGGGGCCTACTTCGGCGCCTGTGACCACGGCGGACGGCAAGACGCTGGCGGTGGATGCGTCGATGGAGGGTATGCCGTCCATTGCGTTTGACGCGGTGTTTATCCCAGGCGGTAAAGAGTCGGTGACGGCCTTGAGCGGTGATGGCGTGGCGTTGCACTACGTGCTGGAAGCGTACAAACACCTCAAGGCGATCGCCGTGGCCACTGACGTGAAGCCGCTGCTGGATCTGCTGAAGCTGGAGGCGGATGCGGGGTTGATCGTGGGTGCGGATGCCAAGGCGTTCAAGACGTTCTTTGCCGCCATTGCCCAGCATCGGGTGTGGGACCGTGAGGCGAAGGCCAAGGCGATTCCGGCTTAA
- a CDS encoding MetQ/NlpA family ABC transporter substrate-binding protein has protein sequence MKKLLVAFAAVAAFSAHAETITVAASPVPHAQILEFVKPALAKEGVDLQVKVFTDYVQPNVQVAEKRLDANFFQHQPYLDEFNKAKGTHLVSVGAVHLEPLGAYSSKYKKLEDLPNGANVVIPNDATNGGRALLLLAKNGLITLKDPTNILSTIKDITVNSKNLKFRELEAATLPRVLTQVDLALINTNYALEAKLDPSKDALVIEGSDSPYVNILVTREDNKDSDAVKKLVAALHTPEVKAFIEEKYKGAIKPAF, from the coding sequence ATGAAAAAACTATTGGTCGCTTTCGCCGCCGTTGCCGCGTTTTCCGCCCATGCCGAGACGATTACCGTCGCGGCGTCGCCGGTGCCGCACGCGCAAATCCTCGAATTCGTGAAGCCTGCACTGGCCAAAGAAGGCGTGGACCTGCAGGTCAAAGTCTTCACCGACTACGTCCAGCCCAACGTACAAGTGGCTGAAAAGCGCCTGGACGCCAACTTCTTCCAGCACCAGCCGTACCTGGATGAGTTCAACAAAGCCAAGGGCACTCATCTGGTGAGCGTCGGCGCGGTGCACCTGGAGCCGCTGGGCGCCTACTCCAGCAAGTACAAGAAGCTGGAAGACCTGCCGAACGGCGCCAACGTGGTCATCCCTAACGACGCCACCAACGGCGGCCGTGCGCTGCTGCTGCTGGCCAAGAACGGCCTGATCACCCTGAAGGACCCGACCAACATCCTGTCGACCATCAAGGACATCACCGTTAACAGCAAAAACCTGAAGTTCCGCGAACTGGAAGCCGCCACGCTGCCTCGCGTGCTGACCCAGGTCGACCTGGCCCTGATCAACACCAACTACGCCCTGGAAGCCAAGCTCGATCCTTCCAAGGATGCACTGGTGATCGAAGGCAGCGACTCGCCTTACGTGAACATTCTGGTCACCCGCGAAGACAACAAAGATTCTGACGCTGTGAAGAAGCTGGTGGCAGCCCTGCACACACCAGAAGTGAAGGCATTCATCGAAGAGAAGTACAAAGGCGCAATCAAGCCGGCGTTCTGA
- the cyoE gene encoding heme o synthase translates to MATLIGARHGQAIWRDYLELTKPKVVVLMLITSLVGMFLATRAGVPWTVLVFGNLGIALCAGGAAVVNHVVDRRIDAVMARTHKRPLAQGRVSPMAALAFALFLAVAGLALLLAFTNPLAAWLTLASLLGYAVIYTGFLKRATPQNIVIGGLAGAAPPLLGWVAVTGHISAEPLLLVLIIFAWTPPHFWALAIHRKEEYAKADIPMLPVTHGEHYTKVHILLYTFALLAVSLMPYVIHMSGPLYLACALLLGGRFLQWAWVLYRGGRPHAAINTFKYSIWYLFLLFIALLVDHYLLLNL, encoded by the coding sequence ATGGCGACCTTGATCGGCGCGCGTCACGGCCAGGCGATCTGGCGTGACTATTTGGAGCTGACCAAGCCGAAAGTGGTGGTGCTGATGCTCATCACCTCGCTGGTGGGCATGTTTCTCGCGACCCGCGCCGGGGTGCCGTGGACGGTGCTGGTGTTCGGCAACCTGGGTATCGCCCTGTGCGCGGGCGGCGCGGCGGTGGTCAATCATGTGGTGGACCGGCGCATCGATGCGGTGATGGCGCGGACCCACAAGCGACCGTTGGCGCAAGGCCGCGTATCGCCCATGGCCGCATTGGCCTTTGCTTTGTTTCTGGCTGTTGCAGGATTGGCGCTGTTACTGGCATTCACCAATCCGTTGGCCGCCTGGCTGACGTTGGCTTCGTTGCTCGGTTATGCGGTGATCTACACCGGCTTTCTCAAGCGTGCGACGCCGCAGAATATCGTCATCGGTGGGCTTGCCGGTGCTGCACCGCCGCTCTTGGGCTGGGTCGCCGTGACCGGGCATATCAGCGCCGAGCCGCTGTTGCTGGTGCTGATCATCTTCGCCTGGACCCCGCCGCACTTCTGGGCCCTGGCTATTCATCGCAAAGAGGAGTACGCCAAAGCCGACATCCCGATGTTGCCGGTCACCCACGGCGAGCACTACACCAAGGTGCATATCCTGCTTTATACCTTTGCGCTGTTGGCGGTGAGCCTGATGCCCTATGTGATCCACATGAGCGGCCCACTGTACCTGGCGTGTGCGCTGCTGTTGGGCGGGCGCTTTCTGCAATGGGCCTGGGTGTTGTACCGTGGCGGTCGGCCGCACGCGGCGATCAACACGTTCAAGTACTCTATCTGGTACCTGTTCCTGCTGTTTATCGCCCTGCTCGTAGACCATTACCTATTGTTGAACCTATGA
- a CDS encoding SURF1 family protein, which translates to MKTSIASALKQFRPGIAPTVVVMVLLPLMVGLGFWQLSRGHQKQVMLDSYAERRAAAPMRSEQLDGTMDPAFRRVHLRGQFDVDHSVLLDNRMRDGKAGVELLQPFHDQASGLWLLLNRGWLPWPDRRIPPAFTTPEPPLNLDAWVYVAPGETFQLHADPADAPWPRLLTAVHPAALWTELGRSGFAYELRAESGPGTYDTTWPVVAMGPEKHQAYAVQWFAMALALLALYLYLGWHNTKEKPHGSGHQSTQHV; encoded by the coding sequence ATGAAAACAAGTATAGCCAGCGCCTTAAAACAGTTTCGCCCCGGCATTGCGCCAACCGTGGTGGTGATGGTGCTGCTGCCGTTGATGGTGGGTTTGGGGTTCTGGCAGCTGTCGCGCGGGCATCAAAAGCAGGTGATGCTCGACAGCTATGCCGAACGCCGCGCGGCCGCGCCGATGCGCAGTGAGCAGCTCGATGGCACGATGGATCCGGCGTTTCGCCGCGTGCATCTGCGCGGGCAGTTCGACGTCGATCACAGCGTGCTGCTGGACAACCGCATGCGCGACGGCAAGGCCGGTGTTGAGTTGCTGCAACCCTTTCATGACCAGGCCAGCGGCCTGTGGCTGTTGCTTAACCGTGGCTGGCTGCCCTGGCCGGATCGCCGCATTCCGCCGGCCTTCACCACCCCTGAGCCGCCGTTGAACCTCGACGCCTGGGTGTACGTCGCCCCCGGCGAGACCTTCCAGCTGCATGCCGACCCGGCCGATGCGCCCTGGCCGCGCTTACTCACCGCAGTGCACCCCGCCGCCTTATGGACTGAGCTGGGCCGCAGCGGCTTTGCCTACGAGTTGCGTGCCGAGAGCGGCCCCGGTACGTACGACACCACCTGGCCGGTGGTCGCCATGGGCCCGGAAAAACACCAGGCCTACGCCGTGCAATGGTTCGCCATGGCGCTGGCGTTGCTCGCGCTTTACCTCTACCTCGGATGGCACAACACAAAGGAGAAGCCCCATGGGAGCGGCCACCAATCCACTCAACATGTCTGA